In Musa acuminata AAA Group cultivar baxijiao chromosome BXJ3-11, Cavendish_Baxijiao_AAA, whole genome shotgun sequence, one DNA window encodes the following:
- the LOC135653249 gene encoding probable CCR4-associated factor 1 homolog 11, with product MSSQRGGGGRQHLVVRSVWAWNLEYEFSIIASLVDRFSYVAFDTEFPGFLYRTRRPHRLLPPRLRYAFLKANVDKMELVQLGLTLFDAFGDLPDIGTGGRVGFVWEFNFREFDVRRDPHAPDSVDLLRSSGIDFDRLPLYGIDSGQFAAHLYRSGLVAHCRFCRPHSTRWIAFHSCYDFAYLIKVLGFGGPLPDTLEEFLGLVNLLFGETVDLKHMMRGCKGLSGGLEKAASTLGVPRQAGKSHQAGSDSLVTCQVYLKMKQRFFDDQDAKVACHRGIIYGLQAC from the coding sequence ATGTCTTcgcaacgaggaggaggagggcggcaaCATTTGGTGGTGCGCTCGGTTTGGGCGTGGAACTTGGAGTACGAGTTCTCCATCATTGCTTCCCTCGTGGATCGCTTCTCTTACGTCGCCTTCGACACGGAGTTTCCCGGCTTCCTCTACAGAACTCGGAGGCCACACCGTCTTCTCCCGCCCAGACTGCGCTACGCCTTCCTCAAGGCCAACGTCGACAAGATGGAGCTCGTCCAACTCGGCCTCACCCTCTTCGACGCCTTCGGCGACCTCCCCGACATCGGCACCGGCGGCAGGGTCGGGTTCGTGTGGGAGTTCAACTTCCGGGAATTCGATGTCCGACGCGACCCCCACGCGCCGGACTCCGTCGACCTGCTCCGTTCCAGTGGCATCGACTTCGACCGGCTCCCCCTCTACGGCATTGACTCCGGCCAGTTCGCCGCCCACCTCTATCGTTCCGGCCTCGTCGCTCATTGCCGTTTCTGCCGCCCGCACTCCACTCGATGGATCGCCTTTCACAGCTGCTACGACTTCGCCTATCTCATCAAGGTGCTGGGGTTCGGCGGGCCTCTGCCCGACACCCTGGAAGAGTTCCTCGGCCTGGTGAACTTGCTCTTCGGAGAGACTGTGGATCTCAAGCACATGATGCGCGGCTGCAAGGGTCTCTCCGGCGGGCTGGAGAAAGCGGCGAGTACCCTCGGGGTGCCACGCCAAGCTGGGAAGTCGCATCAAGCTGGATCAGATAGCTTGGTGACCTGCCAAGTCTATCTGAAGATGAAGCAGAGGTTCTTCGACGACCAAGACGCCAAGGTGGCCTGCCATCGCGGCATCATCTACGGCCTACAAGCCTGCTGA